The Phormidium sp. PBR-2020 DNA segment TTCCTTCTGGGGGACCTCCTGCACTTTCCCGAACATTTCTGACGATCCCGCTTGATAGAAGCGAACCTGAATCCCCGTGCGTTGTTGATAATCTCGGATGGCTTCGAGGAGGCGCAGGGTTCCCATAGCCACCGTATCCACCGTATATTCCGGCGAGTCAAAGCTTACCCGAACATGGGACTGGGCCCCGAGGTTATAAATTTCATTGGGGCGAACTTCCTCTAAGATGCGCCGTAAGGTGGTGCCATCGGTGAGATCGCCATAATGGAGAAACAAGCGCGCCCCCTCACTATGGGGATCGACGTACACATGGTCGATGCGATCGGTATTGAAGGTTGAGGTGCGGCGAATGATCCCATGCACCTCGTAGCCTTTCTCCAACAGCAGTTCGGTGAGATAAGACCCGTCCTGTCCGGTAATCCCGGTAATTAATGCTCGTTTCAGTTCCGTCACAATTGTCTAATCCTTAACTCTAGATATCGGGGAGACTCCCTCATCCGTTGTAGCTCATCTTTTCCCCATCTGTCCCTGAGCCAACCCAGATGCAGCCGTCACCGACCTCATTTGGATTCAAACCGTCAGGTAGAAGGGGTTGAGGGGTTGGGGATACCGTAGTCAAACCCAACCCAGATGCAGCCACCATGGTGTTGAAATTCTAGGGTGAACTAGAACCGGATTCACCATGGGGATGTCTCCTAGTAGGCACCGTTATTCTTGGGAAAAATAATCACGCCAATGGTTTTAATGGCGATCCAAAAATCCATCCAAGCATTGCGGCAGTTGACGTAATACACATCAATCTTGACGCGCTTTTCATAGGGAATATCATTGCGTCCGGACACTTGCCATAATCCAGTAATTCCTGGACGAATGGTCAGGACTTTGTCCATATAACGTCCGTATTTAGGCAGCTCTTCCCGAATCAGGGGACGGGGACCCACCACACTCATATCGCCCCGCAGCACATTCCAAAACTGGGGAAACTCATCTAGGCTGGTGAACCGCAAAAAGCGACCAATCCAGGTAATTCTAGGATCGCTTTTGAGTTTAAAGGTCTCTTGAAACTCCTCTCGAATCTGGGGGGATGTTTCTAAGAGTTCTTCGAGAACTTGGTCAGCATTGGAGACCATGGTTCTAAACTTAATGCAACCAAAGGGTTTTCGGTCTTTGCCAATTCGTTCTTGGACATAAAAAATCGGTCCAGGAGAACTCAAGAGAATGAGGCATCCCAAGAGGAAATAGACCGGAGAAAAGATAATCAAAACCAAGGCAGAAAACAGAATGTCAAAGAGGCGTTTTCCCAACGCTCCATTGGCATCTGCTAGCGTAAATCCTTGGGGGCGCAGGTCTGCCAGACGGGGGGTAATTTCCCGTTTGGCGATCGCCCACAGTCCTTTTGCAGAGATCAGTTGGCTATTGGCAGTCATCGTACTCCTTCCATTCACACCACACACACACACAGTCGAGATCGTAACGCCATATCCGCCATCTGGCTTTAGTCCACCTCAAACGGATGAGCCGAGAGGACATGGGTTTCATTGGGGATACCCCTTTGAAAGTCTCGACAACAGCGTTCTAAATAGGATAGGTAACGCTGTTCAAAGATTGTAGGGGCAAATCGAACCGAATGTGATCGGGCCGCCTCCGGTTGAAAGCGCGATCGCAGTTCCTCAAAGGTTTTAACCGCCTCCATCAGAGCTGTTTCGGTTTGCGGCTTAAACAAGACTCCTGTCCCGGTTTCGCCCCACTGACGGATATCCCGCACGGTTTCTAAGGCCCCGCCGGCCCCGTAGGCGATTACGGGGGTTCCACAAGCTTGGGCTTCCACGGGCGCAATGCCAAAATCTTCACAGGCTGCATAGACAAATGCCTTCGCTTGGGACATATACTGTTCCACAACCCCATTGGGCTGTGATCCGAGAAATTTGATGTTGCTTTGGGCGATCGCCTGCAAACGACTGGCTTGCGGGCCGCTACCAATCACCACCAAGGGATACCCCAGTTGATTAAAGGCCCGCACGATTAAATCAATTTTTTTGTAACTGACTAACCGTGACACCGTCAGATAGAACTCCTCTTTGCGGGGTTCAAAGGGGAAGCGTTCTACCGCCACAGGTGGATAAATCACCTCGGCCCGGCGACGGTAACAGCGCCAAATGCGACGAGCGGTATGCTGGGAGTTGGCGATAAAATAATCGACCCGATTGGCACTCAGCACATCCCATTGACGCAGTTGATGCAACAAAAGACGGGTCACCAGTCCCGGAAGTCCCCGCCCTAACCGCGACTCCCGCAGGTAGTCGAAGGTTAAATCCCAAATGTAACGCATGGGCGTGTGACAGTAGCAGATATGCAGCTGCTGCGGATGGGTTAGCACTCCCTTGGCGACGGCGTGGGAGGAGGAAAGAATTACATCATACTGCCCCAATTCCAACTGCTCGATGGCCAGGGGCAGCAGGGGTAAATACTTTTGCACCCCGGCCCGCGATCGCGGTAACTGCTGAATAAAGCTCGTGCCAATGGAACGGCCGTAGAGATAACTCTCGGGATTGGAGGACTCAAAATCCACGAGGGCGAACAAGTCCGCCTCAACATGGTTCAGGATCTCCTGCACCACCAATTCAGAGCCTCCCGTGGCTTCTGGGGTGAGCCATTCATGCACGAGGGCAATCTTGAGATCGGCAATCTCAGCAACATCGGACATCCATAACTCCTCTAGCTCACCAGGTCATCTGCCCTAGGGATGGCATTACCTTAACAGGGTACAGCAGTCCCTCCCCGTCCCCTCAGCGAATCACCTCGGTCATCAACTCTGACTGGGGGAGTTGCCCAGAGGTTTCAGGGAGGCGGTATGCTAGGGGGATAGATTTTTGAACCTGAGCGAGTGAACTCAATTCCCTTACTGGACTTAGCACAGCAATATCAGCAGCTAAAGCATGAGTTAGACCCGGCAGTTCTGCGGCTGATGGCCTCGGGACGCTATATCGGCGGCGAGAGCGTGATGACCTTTGAGCGCGAGTTTGCCGAGTACCTAGGGACAAACCATTGTGTCAGTTGTAATTCCGGTACCGATGCCCTGTTTTTAGCCCTACGGGCCCTGGATATCGGCCCTGGCGATTCGGTGGTGACGACCCCCTTTACCTTCATCGCTACGGTGGAGATGATCAGTGCCGTTGGGGCAACGCCGGTATTTGTGGATATTGACCCGGAAACCTTTAATCTCGATCTTGAGCAACTGGCGACGCTGTTACGGGCTTCGGGGCCGGCGAAACCTAAGGCAATTCTGCCGGTTCATTTGTTCGGTCGTCCCCTGGATATGACGACGCTGATGGCCTTGGCCCAAGACTATGGGATTCCGGTCATTGAAGATTGCGCCCAAGCCACTGGGGCCGCCTGGGATGGACAACCGGTAGGCAGTTTTGGGGCTATGGGCTGTTTTAGCTTTTTCCCCACCAAGAACTTGGGGGCCTTTGGCGATGGGGGGGCGATCGCCACGGATGATGCCAAACTGGCTCAACGGCTGCGATCGCTCAAAGAACATGGGGCAACTCGCCGCTATTACCATGAGGAGATTGGCATCAACAGCCGCTTAGATGCTATGCAGGCAGCAATTTTAAGGGTCAAGCTGGGCCATTTAGACTCCTGGAATCAGCAACGTCGCCAGGTAGCTGATTACTATCATCAGTTGCTCGCTCCCCTGCCGGATCTTCATCTCCCGTCGGATATCCCAGGTCATGTCTGGAATCAGTACAGTTTGCGGCTGGGGGCGAGCCACGATCGCGATCGCCTGCGATCGCGCCTCCAAGAGTTGGGGGTCGGCACCATGGTCTACTATCCAACTCCCCTCCATTCGCAACCGGTCTATCGCCCTTTAGGCTACAGCGAGGGCGATTTTCCGGTGACGGAGGCCGTCTGCGGTCAAGTTCTCTCTCTGCCCATGTTCCCGGAACTCAAACGCGAGCAACAAGAACGAGTCTTGTATCATTTGAAACAGTTTCTCGTTGAGCCTTGAGGGTTAATGGGGGAGAGTTCAGACTAGCGGAGTTTCTCTTGTGCCCCTACTTCACTCCCCCTGCCAATAGCTCCCCCGAGAGGTTGTCCCTAGTCCCCAGGCAAGTCTTTGAGTCCAATGGCTTCAAGGAGTCCCTGCCAGCGTTGCTCTAAGTCCAACTCGTCGGATTGCGATCGCAACTGGGCCAGACGATCTAAGGCATCGTACCAAACCCCAGTTTCCGCCAAAAGTCCCACCTGCTCAGCTAGAGAAGCCTCAGCCAGTT contains these protein-coding regions:
- a CDS encoding glycosyltransferase, with amino-acid sequence MSDVAEIADLKIALVHEWLTPEATGGSELVVQEILNHVEADLFALVDFESSNPESYLYGRSIGTSFIQQLPRSRAGVQKYLPLLPLAIEQLELGQYDVILSSSHAVAKGVLTHPQQLHICYCHTPMRYIWDLTFDYLRESRLGRGLPGLVTRLLLHQLRQWDVLSANRVDYFIANSQHTARRIWRCYRRRAEVIYPPVAVERFPFEPRKEEFYLTVSRLVSYKKIDLIVRAFNQLGYPLVVIGSGPQASRLQAIAQSNIKFLGSQPNGVVEQYMSQAKAFVYAACEDFGIAPVEAQACGTPVIAYGAGGALETVRDIRQWGETGTGVLFKPQTETALMEAVKTFEELRSRFQPEAARSHSVRFAPTIFEQRYLSYLERCCRDFQRGIPNETHVLSAHPFEVD
- a CDS encoding sugar transferase; translation: MTANSQLISAKGLWAIAKREITPRLADLRPQGFTLADANGALGKRLFDILFSALVLIIFSPVYFLLGCLILLSSPGPIFYVQERIGKDRKPFGCIKFRTMVSNADQVLEELLETSPQIREEFQETFKLKSDPRITWIGRFLRFTSLDEFPQFWNVLRGDMSVVGPRPLIREELPKYGRYMDKVLTIRPGITGLWQVSGRNDIPYEKRVKIDVYYVNCRNAWMDFWIAIKTIGVIIFPKNNGAY
- a CDS encoding DegT/DnrJ/EryC1/StrS family aminotransferase, whose product is MNSIPLLDLAQQYQQLKHELDPAVLRLMASGRYIGGESVMTFEREFAEYLGTNHCVSCNSGTDALFLALRALDIGPGDSVVTTPFTFIATVEMISAVGATPVFVDIDPETFNLDLEQLATLLRASGPAKPKAILPVHLFGRPLDMTTLMALAQDYGIPVIEDCAQATGAAWDGQPVGSFGAMGCFSFFPTKNLGAFGDGGAIATDDAKLAQRLRSLKEHGATRRYYHEEIGINSRLDAMQAAILRVKLGHLDSWNQQRRQVADYYHQLLAPLPDLHLPSDIPGHVWNQYSLRLGASHDRDRLRSRLQELGVGTMVYYPTPLHSQPVYRPLGYSEGDFPVTEAVCGQVLSLPMFPELKREQQERVLYHLKQFLVEP